AAATTACGTAATCAAAAAAGTATAACTTGTTTTTATGACTCGATTAATTTTGTATAATAGTCAAGTTCAATCAAAATCAGAAAACCCGTGAACCTTTTTTCTCTATCAGACAATATTTCTATAGTTTATCTATAAACAGATAAGAAATCACTATAATTTTATTATCACTTAAACCCATTCTTGTTAATAACATAACCCCCGAAATTTAGCAGATTAACACCATGACGCAAATGGAAAATTAACTGTTATAGGCCCTGCCCGACTATGGATTATTGCATAAGGTTTAATTTATGATCCTTTTAAACTTTTGAACCAGCAGGCAAGGTGTGGAGACTAATTAGGTGTTACATGGAAGATACTAGCATCTATATGTGCACATGAGACTTTATGAGCCAACTAGTTTAGTCTAAAACATTTGTAAAAACAATAGTTTTGTTtcataatttatattaaaatttcaATATATACTATGACAAGCATATTTGAAATtgcataaaaaaataaaaacaggGAATTACCAAAACGGGGCGTAAACTATTCATTTGTCTTCTTTCTCACTTTCACTGTTCAATGGAAAAGATTTAGGACAACAAGAGTTTGCAGACTTTAAATTTCTCCTGAACGGGGAAAAACACTGTCAACAAGAATACAATATATAGATATGCATAAAGAAAATCGTTATATCTATGTAACGAACTAACCAGTCCTCCTTTAGCATCATCCAAATCCCTAGCATGAAGTAGCTCAATATTTGCTTCTAAAATAGAGGACAATTTCTTCCCTCTTATTGCAATTTCACTCGGTACAACCTCCACCCCAATAAAAGGATAATTTGTGAATCTAGTCTCCATCAGGACCTGAAATCCATTTTCCTCGAAGTACTTTTCTTTAGAGTGAATTATGAACAACTTCGATGCATTAGAATCATTGCACTTATTTGTGCGCATGAAGACGCGCCACAACTGCCTACATTTGGGTATCCAATTTGTATAAACTTACTCCAGTCACATTTGGGTATCCTAAAGTTGACaaacttttcagaaattggtcatttttgttaattttgtgtaaaaataggctaaatttgtcTTTCACTCATGGGCTTGCATGGTCCGGTTTTGTGATACCAATTTTAAAATTGAAATTGTTAAAATCaaaattattagaattatattTATGAGAAAAATTTTATGGATATCACATTTTTATCGGAGATCTCGGAGACCACTTATGTTCCGCAATCAAAACACTacgaaatatattattttgtgaattatgTTTTACGAAtatcattcatttattaaaattgttgaaaatcatttaagtttaataagtataatgtGTATATTCTGCGATTTGAAATAATGTTCCGCAAACTAAATATATTTCGTATAATAAAACATTTTGTAATGTTTTACATGCAGtgatattcaagattttaaataaaataacgtGAAAGTTGGATCACGAGAGAATGTTGTCATTCTTTCCCGTTCATACAAGAACAACTGTCCTCGTCGAGAGAGGAAGGAGCACCCGCAGGAACAACTTTCGACTATTCAGTAATTTTATTAGTAACTATGTGTTTAAACAATACAGATGACGACAAAGAAAAAATGATCAAAGGTGCAGCACGTCCGTTAAAGAGGGGCTTAAACTTAACAAATCAAGTGACCAATGAAAATTTTGAAGAAAACTGCAGAATAGTAGCTAAAGAGCTTCAGAAGTTGTTCACTTGCAGACCAGATTTAAGGGAAGAAGTGTGAAAGGAGTGGATGGAGTCGAAAGCAAGCTGTATTAATAATGTAAAACTGATGTGAACGTATCCATTATGTACACATGGCAACCAAGGAACTTCCCAAACGTCTGTATCCTCTCCGTTCCCAATTCTTCGCCTACTCCCTTGTCTCACAATTGTTTGCGATTGAAAAATACTGCGCCACAAAGCCCAATCTTTGGGCTTCTTCTTCCTTGTAGGCATTCGGCCCAACAATTGGGTTTAGTAATTTACAACGCTTACAGATGTAGTTTACTCGAACCCGAGATTTTTTTCGCAGGTAACCCGTAGCCGTTACCAGCTACCCCTTTGGGTGCGTGCTGGATAAATCCTACGGTCTCACGCTTTAGCCTGCAAATTACGTGAATCAAGATAAACCGTATTTAAACGACAAACTCTAATTCGGGAGGCATAATCATCTCCTCCCGTGCGGATTCAAACTTGCGATCAAGACAATAGTTATCCTCTCTTTAACCAAATAAGCCAAGCATTGAGCTGGTTAATTAATTTGAACATTTTTACTGATCTTGAAAATAATATAATCAAAATGAACTAAGGCCGTCTTTAAAAGTTCAGAAAGATCTGTTGTTATAAATACATTAATATTAATATTCGGCAGATAGAGAATTGAAAAAGTTAGTTACAATAATTTTCtcaaaattttttaaaatgagAATATTGATAATGTATTTACTTAACAGTTTCATTCAATAAGCTAAACTCAACCCATAAGTCGAAATAATAAACTTAACTTGTTAGTAAAAATAGCTAATTCAATTCGCTAAATAGTATTCCCTCCGTCCCTTttaattgtttacattttttagagagtgtctgacacgcattttaaggtgcatataaaatatagttctgtaaattttttttacaattttgtttttttgaataaaaattaaaacattcaatttttattcaaaaaaaaaaattataaaaataagttatataactatactttttatacaacttacaatgcgtgtcggacacttattttaaaatataaacaATTGGAATAAATTCCATCTCTGATTTGGAACAGTACACTAGATGAGGCTAAACAAGAAACTGTTATATGTCAACCAGTGGGGCCCCTCATCTAATCTAACATAGTGTAAAAAACGAAGATATTTATGAACCAAACAAACAATTCCTGATATAAAACTGATTAAGACATCAAAACAAGACCCAATATATgtaatgtacatatatatatacctaATAAAATGGGTGTGATATGACCGACACCAACGAGGACACGTGTCCCATCaaactaaaaattaataatttttattaaaaatttaaggtataaatatatatatatatatatattataaataccTTCACCAAAAAAGTTTAAGTTAAAGTGCTATTATAATATTAGTAAATCTTTCATTTATCATAAAttacagatttaataattgaaATACTAATTTTCAacatttaaatataaaaaaatcgAAAAATTTAGTAAAAATGACAAAAAAATTGAATTTGCATGCGTAACATTTATACCCCAAAGATCGGGCTCTGAATACGCCACTCGATATAACGGATGGACCAGGGGCGGATCTAGAATTATATTTTATGGGGACACCAAATATATTTTGGAATGACACTCttataattttgaattttatgggagtaatttcatatattttcaaaaaatttaatgATGAAAAACtataaaatttgattttaaggGATACACGTGTCTCTCGATGTCTCTTATAAGATCCGCCCCGGATGGACCCAAATAAATATCCAGCCTAGCCTTGGGCCTAGGGAGGGTAAGAACTAAGGAGTGTGAGAACTGAAAGcagaaaaaagaaaaatacaaaTTTGTCACGGGAACGTTACATGACAAAACCCACTctacaacttgcaaattaatGCAGCAGTAGCACATTATAATCCCCCCCCCCCCTTTTTCTTCTTTCCCAGTGCCGCCTCAGCTGATTGTTACATGCGTTTTTCTATACATTGCCTACTCGTTTTCCTAACCCACCAAGTTATGTTTTCTACAGCTAGACACCTCTCTATATAAACACTTAGACGCGGTGTAGTATGATATGCTGCAACAATCGTTTTCTGTCAACCCGACTTACTAGTTTTTAAGCAAAACATAGCTTCTGTTTTGCAGCATCATTGTTATTTCATTCCATTTCATGGCACCTTGTAAATCACCATGCTTTTACTTTCTCCGCGCCCTGCTAATGTTTTTGCTCAGTTTCAATGTTGCTCAAGTTCACACCCTTAACCTCGGCCTTCATGCTAACGTCGGTCTCTCTCTGGTAATTAACTCTCCTTGCTCCTCCTTTCATACCCCTTCTCTATTCCTCCCTGCAAGTATGTTCATGTGTGCATTGGCGGAACCAAGGGGCTACTGTAATATCCcacatcgataagaataagagtaTTTGAGACTTTTATAAATACAAGTCAAGTCAaactaatgtgtaccaaatcGTTATCTTTCTTGAACATCGGTTGTGGGTAGCCTATTCCATAATTTAGCTGCATACTATATTACTAACCCCGACTTTCTTTCAGAATCTTGATTCCGCTACTTTATATGTCTGATATGTACAGAATCTTGATTCCGCCACTTTATATGTCTGATGTATGTACTTTTGCAGGGTAAACAATGCAGTAAAACTTGTGAATCAACCTTCTGCAGTGGTATGTACTTTGTTTTCATTTCCAGTTGTGTGATTGTGTGTGAATATGAAGTGCAAATGTGTGTGTCTGAAATCAATAATTGGTAAAGATTATAGAAGTGCTAAAACTGAGATTAGCACAAAGAAAGGTTGTCATACACAAGGTCAACAAGTACTGACAAACACTGATCAACTTACTTAGATATATTAATCTTATCTCCTAACACACATTATTTTTATCAAAACGTGTGAGTGTGTGTGGAGTCTGATAATATTGTAGTTTGTGAAGTCTGATAAAATTGCACTAGTATTATTGTAGTGGCCCCATTACTAAGATATGGCAAGTACTGTGGGCTTCTATATGGGGGATGTCCTGGAGAGAAGCCATGTGATGGACTTGATGCCTGTTGTATGAACCATGATGCCTGCATTCTATCTAAACAGAGTATGTGTTCTTCGATAAAAAAATCTAATTTTGGTCTCGTGAATAATCATAATCATAAACTAACTACGACTATGAAATGGTAATGCTTGATGTGCAGATGATTATCTAAACGAGGAGTGCAATCAGAACTTACTCAACTGCGTAGGGAACTTCAAGAAAGCTAAAGGCAAATCATTTCCGGGGAATACCTGCAAAACAGAAGAAGTAATCAAAGTCATTACTGTTAGTATGGATGCTGCACTGCTTGCTGCAGGACGCCTTCCTAAACCTTAATCATTCTGTATAAATGGAAACGTATTCGTTTAGCTCGATCTGTGTTAGTATAATGTTGTTACAGAGATCAATACAAAGCTCAATGATCAGTCTTTGTGACACAGGAAAAGGGATGATATCATCTGGTATTGCATGTATGGTTTCTTTTCTACAGGCAAATCCATAATTGCAAAACAAATTGAAGGAAAAAGAGTTCTTTCAGTTTGTTGCTCTTATATAATCTGCATATGTAGTTCCTGTGTTATCTTAGTTTGTTCTTGTTCATTTACCTCAAGTGGAGGATCTATCTGTGTCAGATCATACGAGAACTCGTAAATTTAACCAAAGTAACAGGGATAAGGAGCACAATTGCTCAATTTCTCCAGAAATATGATGAGCAAAGGCTCAAGCTGCGACAACTCAAGTGGTTTAAT
The sequence above is drawn from the Apium graveolens cultivar Ventura chromosome 2, ASM990537v1, whole genome shotgun sequence genome and encodes:
- the LOC141706710 gene encoding phospholipase A2-alpha-like, which translates into the protein MAPCKSPCFYFLRALLMFLLSFNVAQVHTLNLGLHANVGLSLGKQCSKTCESTFCSVAPLLRYGKYCGLLYGGCPGEKPCDGLDACCMNHDACILSKQNDYLNEECNQNLLNCVGNFKKAKGKSFPGNTCKTEEVIKVITVSMDAALLAAGRLPKP